Proteins found in one Lysinibacillus fusiformis genomic segment:
- a CDS encoding phBC6A51 family helix-turn-helix protein: MANEIKVIEEQYEPAEVLESEAFMQPTLPDAENYDLKPHQIKAAQAVMINDMTFKKRGSKRKPYKQIAAELGIDEDTLIRYRAMPEFQRYVRDSVQMSAGSAIPMAITRLQQLADGSITGTPSIRAIEMLLEMAGVYSKSSKLEVSSQQPMIQARVTDDDIARIIAKVEEEDINE; this comes from the coding sequence ATGGCAAACGAAATCAAAGTAATCGAGGAACAATATGAGCCTGCAGAGGTGTTGGAGAGTGAGGCTTTCATGCAACCGACTTTACCGGACGCTGAAAACTACGACTTAAAGCCACATCAAATCAAAGCAGCACAAGCAGTTATGATTAACGATATGACATTTAAGAAACGAGGCAGCAAGCGCAAGCCTTATAAGCAAATCGCCGCTGAATTGGGAATAGACGAGGATACGCTTATTCGCTATCGAGCTATGCCGGAATTTCAACGCTATGTAAGGGATAGTGTACAGATGAGCGCCGGCTCTGCTATTCCAATGGCAATCACACGTTTGCAACAGTTAGCAGACGGCAGTATTACGGGAACGCCGTCAATCAGAGCTATCGAAATGTTACTCGAAATGGCTGGCGTTTATAGTAAGTCGTCGAAGCTTGAAGTTAGCAGTCAACAACCGATGATACAAGCGCGAGTTACAGATGATGACATCGCTCGTATTATCGCTAAGGTAGAGGAAGAAGATATAAACGAATAG